ttcttcctcaCTGCgaacaattctttttcaataaatgagTATTAATCGATGATCGGAAAGCcagtaattaatgaaatatcCAATACAGATATCTCCCTTCTAAATAGCAAGCTAAAATACAAGAACAACTTACATTACTATTAAGAAATCCCCCAAAGCCTCTTTTTACGCAATAAATATTTGAGAATGTAGAGAAAATTGAAGTGTTTTGCCTTTTAGACACGTAGAAAAAGTTCACTTTCGTAAAttcatgaaaattttttcaggtacgattcaattaaattatgaaaaaaaattaaggaacTTTAAGGAAGAAAGTATAAGCATAGTTTGTGTTGCAGTTCTATTGCGTTAAAAGAAACTGGGATTCCCAATAATActtgaacattttatttaaacagAGCAgctcacaaaaaaataaaaaaataagaattaatttagatcgattgttattgaaaataaaaagtctgGCTTAACGGTATAACTGCTATGTTTGTGCGTTTAAAGATTCTTAGAAAAGGTGTAAGAACAACCCTAATCTTGTTCAAGATCCATTTTATAAACTGCTTCCAGGTTTCTTTTGGTTAGGTTCCATATCTGATAAAACTATGAATTATTAATCTTATTTTTATGAATTGTTCTTTACAGGgatgaattaaataattagcagcataaataaaaaattataaagacTAACAATTGTGAATTTTTGGATGGTGTCGCAGGATGATGCCGCGCCTTCATTCCCAGATTTTCCCAGAACCCATTCCCAGATTCCAATCTTGGTCAATCCTTACATTTAACATTAATTGGGAATGGTTTTTAATGTGTAGGTTCCTGTTTCACATTTCAACAGAAACATTTAAActatttgaattgtttgacGAATTTTAAGGAGAGCGAGGAGAGTGCTAGTACGAATTAGGTGTAATTATGACGGATATGGATGAAAAGAGTGAACCAGATAACGTTTGTCGCTTTGGTGACAGCTGGTCCGCCCAGGTTTGGAAGTTGAACGGAACTATTTCGGTGACGTCCAAAGGCTAGAAAAATTCCGATGTTGTACGGTATGGCATTACAATGGACGAAGCCAATCCCGTAACGGAAGGTTTGGACGTCGGCTCAGACGAGTCGCATGGATGTCGTCAATTCTATGGATAGTTGTGTGCTACCATGGATAAACGCGATTTAGATGGACCATTATCATTGCAGCGAATGAGTCAGGATGAAGTGCCTTCAGTCTTGCTCAGAATCAAATGACCCCTGCAAAAGAATTGAGTGGATTTATAGTGGATATATTGCCACACGAAAAATATGAACCTCATTTGAACGACGATGAAAAAGTTAACGCACggctagaaaaaaacaaaattttgacttccttGACTACATAGGCAGAAATATAGTTTCAAGTGGTTATTTCACTATAAGTGTATTATTCCTGTAATTTCCAAGCTCAGCAAAGAAGAATTGCTGAGCCGACCacagaaatggttttacaatCACGTCTGAAtatgtcaatattttttacaaattgtgaaattttacGATGAAGACTGTTCTATTCGACCTCAAAGCGTATCTTTATATGCATATACTGTTTCTGTGTGATTGATTCCTTCCTCCCTTCCTACCACTTTATCACTCAGCTTCTGGGTAAAATTACGTGAAAGGTCTAATGATGGCTTAGCatacattttcccttttttttcctatttctcaACATACTCGAGTGTCGTAGAAGTAACACTGGATGGGGATTTATGTAGAAATTTGTCATTGCCATACTATTTTTAGTCATTGGTGGAAAGGAAATTCCCTTTTAATGTCCGACTACACGCTCCAGCCGTACCATCACCCTTCCAAACTATGTACGAGAATGAGATCGGTATTAGTAAGATAGTTGGTATTTTTAACTAGTATGTATACTTGTTGGGCCAATCCACTCAAACTCAAACTAGAAAATGGAAAGCTATCTTGGCAACGAAGTCTGTCCTCTCAGACTcacagattttttaatttaaacactATACGCTGTCTATCGGCTAAATATGTGTTCCTATCTGCATcctaaataaatgtttttgaatgatgtgtgtgtgattttCAACAACTTTGTCTAGCCGTAATGCTATTTTTCAGCGAAACCATATGATCTCgagacaaatttaattttttaaacgtcAAAATTAATGTCACAAGTAATAAAATTGGTTGCTACCTAAGTTTAAGTTCTTCAATATGGTTTTTATAATAGAAAACGTCAGGTGACCTTTAATATTTTGAATGGCAAGGTGACTTCTCTTACTTGTATGGAGCTCACATCAAACCAGcagtgtatattttttttatttcgttttcacCCAATTTAGATCGCCGTTGGCGAATCCAGCAAGAATCTATTGTGGTAGCATTAGTGTATTTTCTAAGCGTATCAATTATAATTaatatttccttctttctttgaatcaattttcaatattatttctttaaaaaacgttGTCCATATAAAATTGAGTTGTGAACTAGATTATAGACTTATTTACCATTTCTGTTAAAAAGCCTTAATAATtaagaaggaagaaggaaaCGCCATTTTCTTGGAATTTGTTGTTGCATtgtaaaggtaaaaaaaaatcaaactggaACAAAATCAACTTCATTGTTAATAGCCGAATGTGAAATTTctcaaaggaaagaaatactgaataaatcaaaatttactcACATTggtactttttaatttttgcacTAACTAACACAAGAACATAACATGACTGGGCTCATATACCAATCACAGAATGCCTGAATAGGAATTACATTTTAGTTTCTTTCCTGGTTTGCGCTCAGTTTTCTTCAGTGTCATTGAAGATACATtccaatatttgaatttttcttatgGTACGGATATTGTATAATTGGTATATGGTGTAGATTCCATTATTGCCCCACTTTTCATCTTTGTGGCTTTTTCATATTTGCGATTCATGttatttgttgcattttttagTCCCAAGTAATTGTCATCTCTGGCCTATCATTGGTTCATTATCAACGTTTTTGTTGATAGTGTTGTGATTTGgtttgcatttaaaaaaatagacttCCATTTAGGGAAAAATACTACCTCTCCTACTCAAATCTCTAGGCTTGATGGCTCCATTTTGACCTCCTAATTAATTTATATCTTCTAGGTTCATTATGTAGAATtaattaaactttttaaatttcttttaagttttttttaattttaccatTCGTTGCCTCTTTGCACtattgctatttttttaacgaaatttcaaaatttatttagatGTTAAGAAttattatacaaaaaaaatttattcccaGCCCCTACCacacattaataaaaaaaatcaaacaaaaaaagaagattgcagacgaaataaattttcacaTTGAGTACTGTTACAAacgagagagaaggaaagatCCAATATTCCCAAGGAAATTTTAAAGCGcttgaagaattaaaaaaaaatacctttttagaataaattaataataaatcagCTAGTTTtgggataataataatatgcttGTGTACACGAAATATCGAAACAAATCTTCATATCCCTCATTTACCGAAgtaattcattttgattaaTGTGACTTCAAATTCACAATTActtcttgtttgtttaaaCAAACTAGAAGAAAACACCCAATAGCGTTTGAAAACTCGGTGTTGAAGAATTATAGTTTTGCAACGGAACTTGCTTTACCAACTTTTCAACAAGTTTTCCGTTCCATGCAAACCGAATAAATCGGAATTGAAAAgtttgaaattcttttgaaaCCAGAGCTAACGGTTAGcacgttaatttaaaaaactgtaatataatgtttaaaaaaacacggttttatttcacaaatttttgtGCAAAATATTCAAAGCCCATCTTAGACGAGGCGTTATTAACCAAATGTGAAACTCCATTCACATTTGTTCCAATACCGGAAACAATGCAAGTTTCGCTATCTCAATCACCAGACAATATTTTAGTATTGCAACGATCGGGTTCTCAAAGGATAACATAACCAACAGCAAAAAATTATCCCTCAAGTAATGGGAGATTCGAAACACAAATTTAATgctgaattttttattctattgtccagattaaaaaaaaggttagtaATAATTATTGCTTTTTTAattaacgtaaaaaatttaattttttctctttttttatcatgTCGTCAAAAGTCACCTAAGAAGctgtagaatttaaaaaaaaatatcgtgaAAAAGGCGGTGGAGAAAGGGGTGGACAAGGCTGTGGCCTATCCAAACCACGTCATTGAAGGGATTTTGGGGGTTGCAGTTGCCATACTGGCAAAGTTTTATAGATGGTcacaaatgaagaaagtgaCTCAGCAGCTCTGTGGCTGGCCACCACAATAAACTAATCAGACATCTCTCATCATCACACAGCCATTGAACAGCCCATACAGGTAGTATAGGTTTACAAAGTCCCTTACAGCTTAGGCCGCAATGGGACATGTAAATTGACCCATGACTAGGCTAACTTATATAAAGtaatttactttaatttcaaatttcaataatttaatGATCATAATAATTTAATCATTCTTTGTCCATTTTAGAACATTTACAGTTACAGTTACATTTAGAACATAGACCATCGTTAGAGGCGGCGTTATGTTACTACAGAAAGTAAGTTTCACttaaattttctctttctctcatcctctaattgtttcttttggttGACAGATGTCAGCCAATATCTCTCAATAGTATTAAGATGTTAGATAAGAATACTTTTGACATACAGTCCAAATTGGATGCTCGTGTCATCAAAAAAGGGCACTATAGCCTCCTCTACATCGAACTGCACAAGAAAACATTAACGGcaacaaaaaggagagaatgCGAAGATATCTTCATTCCGTTGCTAGAGGAAGAACTGCAGCAAATAAGATGTAAAATAcagtaatatatatatatatatatatgtatttcATGTATGTGTTTTTGTAGATGCGATGAAGAAAGTCTACCAGGGGACATATCATGGCAAAACAAACGATCGTcgtaaaaatattgaaaactaCTTGCCtcaaaaatttaatcattGTAAGACAGACAGCAAAAAATGTATACGTACTTACAAAGCAATGAAAGAGAAATTGGCTAAAGAACTGGCCAAGAAATAGTATTCCTTGTCCACAGTGTTTGCCAACTTAtctttgaaattaatttctttctttcaatgttATCTGTACTAGTGATTTTACTGGAATTTTTTGTAATAAGCATGCCAATAAACGAAATCTAAAACCATTACAGTTATATTgagttattaatttatttatagagTTGTACAATTATTCTAAGATATTGCGATAAGAATTTCAAAACTACCAACAAAACTTTTGGACATACAGTCAAGCATTTGTGGAGAAGGTGTTGGAAACCATGTTGGATGAGATTGTGGAAACAGTGgttgtttttatctttctaAAGATCCCCTGCTATGAACGTTTCAAGCTTAAAGATATCATCAAACATTACACAAGAATCCAGGATCAGTTATGGAAAAAATAGTGGAAAACTTAGTTGAAGAAATTGGTTAAAAAACTGGCGCAATACAGGTTAAACAATCCCAACTGGAGCATTAAAGAGCCTTTTGGATGTGCCGTGGTCTGCCGAGTCAAGTTTTTTGGATGGTCACTGCCAAAATGCTCACCCAACAGCTCTGTGACTATCCATTAAGGAGGTAAGCCTCGCAGACTACTCTACCACTGCAGACTACTCCGCCACTGCATACTACTCCACCATCTCAATTCCTTCCAGCCACTTCACTAagtaagtatttaaaaaacatttttttttgtttattaaacAAAGTAAGTATTCACTACTTTTTGTTTGCAACACAAGTTCCAGCTCCACCAATtcacatcattttttaaaagaaggaaGTTATGACGGGGAATCGGAACTTGTTGTATCGACCCTTCAAACTGAAATCAAGCGCTTGTAAAAGCTGATTGAGGAAGCgacaaaaagggaagaagatatCAAGATGGAACCTCaaccatttgttttcttccatcttcgccctcacaaatttatttttttctgtgtgtttgtATGACATTACGTATGTATGacaggaaaatttaaaaacatttttttcaataaaaggtTATTACAGTTTTGTCTGATAAGAATATGTTTGATGCCCCAGGTTTGTGCCGTTACGATGGAAGAAGGCTTTAGAAGAAAGGGGATGATATCGCAATTGTGGTATCACTGGAAGAGTGCAGTTAAGAAGCGGATCGAGAAGTTatccaaaacaataaaatgtttttttttgtaagcaAGGGGGGGAAAGGGGTACGAATAGAAAGACAAAGCGaagtgaaaaaagggggactaACACCTTTATTCCCTCCTGCATTCTTCACTTCCTTGACTGCTCAACGGAAAGAAAATCCCCAAATTCCCAATGCTTTGGGGTTTTCGTTGCActaaaagtgggaaaatacccatccaagatggcaacctcAAACCACTCTATAGACATTTCTTTATCGTttgcaattgaaattttaattttatgagAATCATTTCGAGTCATATAAGCAGCAGGTTTAAACAATGCCGTTTTTTGGGTTGGGTGAGACAACTGAGAGGCAGCAGTGAGATAGATGTGTCCGACATGGAACAGTCGTATGTGGGACTTAGGGAGGATACTTGTTGTGCCATTACTATTCTTCGAGACTTTTAATTAATCGTAAATCAATTTTTGTCATCGATAATCCGAAACCATATCCCCTTGATTTTTTCCTCATCTCTGAAAAGCAGTTTCTTTAACtataagatgatgatgaaacggTTCAAACATACAGAATTTCTGAATGCGgatagtttttaaattttttatatatatttatgatGTTTTAATAGACTTAACTGTGGCTGTCCCTTATCGCCCACCCTAGTGTCCCAATTCACCCAATGTCATATCCCTGAATTTTTAAAGAGTGAAAATCAGTACAGGTAAACCGTTTCTGCTAAAATTACCAAAAAATActggaaatgaaagaaagcacagaaaacataaaaacagaaaatcaatcaaatcagtTAATTTATTTGGGAGTAATagcccaaaaagaagaaaacatttaaaagttagaaacagtatataataatatgaaGCAAGTTCAAGTTTGTAATAACTAGCCAAGAAATACTTTAACTATAACTATTCCTTTTAGTTATATAATAAGTTAGGTATAATTCCTTTTAAGGCATATTTGTGGATTGCACCCTTTTTATTCCGATCCAGTTGCAGCATGCTCTGCAGTTGATTGTAGTTAAGGCAAACAAAGCTGCATCTCGTCCATTGACACCACCAATTTATTTGACAAACTTAGCTTActagaataaaaatgttttactttaatccaaaatgaaaactcgcAATTAGAGTTTTCGTGTATTCCCTGCAAGAATTGTAATCATCTGCAAAATAATAGATAAACTGTTATTTgaatataagaaaatatatagcatagtaaaaaaaaaaaaaactaaaacctCTGCGTTGAATTGCAGCCAGGATAATTTGGGCTAGGATACTATCTTTCCTTTTATGGCTTTTCCCAGTTACGCGATTCAATGCCTTTTAGTGTTGGATAGGCGAAATACAGCTTGCCATCAAATATATACAACCAAAAGTCTGGAATTAGGGCTAAAGCGTAAAAGATGCGTAAATCACAATAAATAAGTATGATTATTTAAGAGCTCAAATTCTGTTCAAATTCATGGACAAATACAAAACATTGTTTTTTGAGATTTGAACCGGAAGTGACTGACGTGAAGTGAAGTGAGTAATCTTGCAGAATCGTCtacaaattataaaaaaatacacttAGCATTTTCGGGGATACTTCAagtgtaatgtaatgtaatcgAATCAATAATACAAAGAACAGTAGCAAGTccacaaaacaaataatccgATTACAATGAGTTAGAAGGGTTTGGTTATTTCGTTTGGGGATACgttggagaagaagatagaatacagtcccctccataagtatgggatcaccccgcgccgttccataaggcggcgtgtatttttcatatgggtttttcgggtggcaaaaatcgaaaaaatgacataaattcaccaaacttgggatttatgtcattttacgttttttctattgtctgaatttttttcagattttttcccctattttttatgcctagaaaagtggcgcacaaagtatcggatcactccgacggcggccgtgttgtcttatggcgcaaatgggcttttcatattgctttttatatatttaatttttaagaaggaatttttatattcattatttatttattcattataGGTGATTGAGGAATTGAGGAGTCATTAGTTGACTGGTAAACAAGCGTTCCATATTTTTTCACAGAAAGCATaacattttttggcaaaaagccCAACATTACTGCGCAGTATTCattgttcaaattttaaaagttaagaCCTTTCACGTGTTActcatttattaattttttaaatttatattggAATATTCAGCATTTAATTTTTGAGAATGGCGAGTGTGAGTTCTGGTGGCTCTTTACCCGACGACAACTTTTCCAACGACAGCCTCGATTACGTCCTTCAGGACGTTCAAACTGAAAACGATGCAGATGATTTCAGATCATTGATGGATGAGATTGGCATAGTGGTACAGTACATTCTTTACTTTTGATGcatatcattttttaatttctttaatttattctGAAGGAAGGTGACCATGATGAACCtaacgaaaatttgaaaagtaaaGTTTGGCAGTACTTCACCACTGATGGGACAAGTAGAAGCAAAGCCACGTGTAAGCTCTACGAAAAACTTATCGACCGCTCGGGTGGGTCTACGAAAAATATGATTCGTCATCTTCGAAATGTACACAAGAAGGAACCTGGCTGTGCATCTGGCAAAagtatttcaaattattattgttacatttcatttattttaatatttttttttatagaatcGTCGGGGCAAAAACGGCAACAACGTGTCTCCACTAAAGAAAATCTCCGCCTGGATCGTCTGTTTGCCATGTTGATGTGTGCCGATTACCAGCCTTTCAGCATGAGTGACAGCGTGGCTTTTCGAAACTTCGTCCGTGCATTGAATCAGTCATGGACACCACCTTCCAGAACTGCAGTCAGCGAATGCCTAGTTCCGGCGCTGGccaaagaaatagaagaaaggTTGATAGATCTTCTGAAGAAAGTTGACGACATCTCTCTCACAACTGATGCCTGGACTTCTAAGGCAACGGAAAATTTTGAAGCACTCACGGGCCACTTCATTGACGAAGATTTCAAGTTCCAATCGGTGACTATAGGCATTGAACAACTACTGGATCAAACAGCCGCAGGCCATGCGCAACTAATTCGGAATCTGCTTGACAAACACGAGGGCTTGCTTGAAAAAGTAAGATCTCTTACAAGTGACAATGCCAGTGTCATGAAGTTAACCGCTAAATTACTTAACTTGGAATGGTTTGGATGTTTCCCACACACTGTCAATTTAGTCGTTAAGGACGGTTTGAAGATTTCGCAATGCGTTGCTCTGTTATCCAGCATTCGTACAACTGTTTCATATTTCAAGCGGAGCAGCAAAGCCATGGCGAGACTACATGATGTGCAGCGGCAATTGAATCTTCCTCTACATCGCCTCATACGCGATTGTGAGACTCGCTGGTCTTCAACTTACGATATGATTGCCCGTTACATTGAGCAATTTCCAGCAATCCAGCTTGTTTGTAGTGAAGAAGCCTTTCTCCACCCAACCCTGTCTGCAGTTGATCTACAGGAACTCAAGAAGCTTAGAGATTTGCTGAAACCTTTCGCTGAAATAACTACACTTATGTCGTCGGAAACGAACGTTACTGCTTCTTCggtgagattttttttttattttaatagttTTCACCCGGTGATTCGAATGTtaactatttctttttttatttgtcttatCTTAGATAATTTACTACTCAAATCAGCTGATGAAAGCTGCAGCATTTGGAAACTTGACATCATCAGATTACCCGGTTTCGGCCGCAGTTGCAAGTGCCATGCGTGCTTCAATGTTCTCAAGGAAGTTTGACCATCACCAATTCAGCCGTGTTTTGAGAATGTGCACGATATTAGATCCGCGATTCAAGACTCATACTTTTTCAAATGCAATCACCATCAATGAGGCGAAGCACGCCCTTTACGAGGCTGCTGCAAACGTTcatccagaagaagaagagacggtCGCATATGAAGTTACAGGTTCGCTTTTCGACGACCTTGATCGGGCTGTCTGCATATCAAAAGTTACGGCTCACGCACAAACTGCTTCGAGGAATGAAGTTGACAACTATTTATCTGAAACAACCCTCGGCCATCAGCTTGATCCATTGGAATGGTGGAAGGAGAGACGG
This sequence is a window from Daphnia pulicaria isolate SC F1-1A chromosome 7, SC_F0-13Bv2, whole genome shotgun sequence. Protein-coding genes within it:
- the LOC124348731 gene encoding zinc finger BED domain-containing protein 4-like, yielding MASVSSGGSLPDDNFSNDSLDYVLQDVQTENDADDFRSLMDEIGIVEGDHDEPNENLKSKVWQYFTTDGTSRSKATCKLYEKLIDRSGGSTKNMIRHLRNVHKKEPGCASGKKSSGQKRQQRVSTKENLRLDRLFAMLMCADYQPFSMSDSVAFRNFVRALNQSWTPPSRTAVSECLVPALAKEIEERLIDLLKKVDDISLTTDAWTSKATENFEALTGHFIDEDFKFQSVTIGIEQLLDQTAAGHAQLIRNLLDKHEGLLEKVRSLTSDNASVMKLTAKLLNLEWFGCFPHTVNLVVKDGLKISQCVALLSSIRTTVSYFKRSSKAMARLHDVQRQLNLPLHRLIRDCETRWSSTYDMIARYIEQFPAIQLVCSEEAFLHPTLSAVDLQELKKLRDLLKPFAEITTLMSSETNVTASSIIYYSNQLMKAAAFGNLTSSDYPVSAAVASAMRASMFSRKFDHHQFSRVLRMCTILDPRFKTHTFSNAITINEAKHALYEAAANVHPEEEETVAYEVTGSLFDDLDRAVCISKVTAHAQTASRNEVDNYLSETTLGHQLDPLEWWKERRDRYPRLVVLVRRYLCIIMNSVPCERIFSKMGLVVTDRRTNLTAEKASLVGVVASNLKHLESN